The Candidatus Kaelpia aquatica genome window below encodes:
- the epsC gene encoding serine O-acetyltransferase EpsC yields MFLIILIVAIIMGYTISILFKPEIEAAMDRDPAARSSIAIIILYPGLHALIVHRLSHYLYGFKVPFIPRLISQLARLLTGIEIHPGAEIDDGLFIDHGMGVVIGETSMIGKNVTLYQGVTLGGTGKERGKRHPTIGDNVVIGSGAKVLGNIRIGDNVQIGSNAVVIKDVPDDSTVVGVPGRMVKREGIKMPKISLDHTDLPDPLAQSIDRIQSEINEIEDVLKQWRKKKEEELNGD; encoded by the coding sequence ATGTTTCTAATTATTTTAATCGTTGCAATAATAATGGGATATACTATCTCTATTCTGTTTAAACCTGAGATAGAGGCAGCTATGGATCGTGATCCTGCAGCCAGGAGCAGTATAGCCATAATAATATTATATCCTGGACTACATGCTTTAATTGTCCATAGACTCTCTCATTATCTTTATGGATTTAAAGTGCCTTTTATTCCCAGGTTGATATCTCAGCTAGCAAGGCTATTAACTGGTATTGAGATTCATCCTGGAGCTGAGATAGACGATGGGCTATTTATAGACCATGGAATGGGTGTTGTAATAGGTGAGACCTCTATGATAGGTAAGAATGTAACTCTCTATCAAGGTGTTACATTAGGGGGGACTGGCAAAGAGCGTGGTAAGCGCCATCCTACTATAGGAGATAATGTTGTTATAGGTTCTGGAGCCAAAGTATTGGGCAATATAAGAATAGGAGACAATGTTCAAATAGGCTCCAATGCTGTTGTTATAAAAGATGTACCCGATGATTCTACTGTCGTTGGAGTTCCGGGAAGAATGGTGAAGAGAGAGGGTATAAAAATGCCCAAAATATCTTTAGACCATACAGATCTACCTGATCCTTTAGCTCAGTCTATAGATCGCATTCAGAGTGAGATAAATGAAATAGAGGATGTCTTAAAGCAGTGGCGTAAAAAGAAAGAAGAAGAGCTAAATGGCGATTAA
- the ispD gene encoding 2-C-methyl-D-erythritol 4-phosphate cytidylyltransferase has product MQIAFVLLAAGSGERLDAEVPKSLVKLDNLPLFIHSLIRCKEAGFFNQSILVVPEGFKEDFKSALFEHGLDVDSLVLGGSKRVESMSNALDAIKYADYVFIHDAARPFISVRLMEALLKEVQKHSAVMPALAVSSALKISKDGFAVRTLDRRNMYTVQTPQVFDFQLIKLALLEFKNRNIGDEVFDDSFLLELSGNKVRMIEGDLFNFKITYPQDLEFAKRILE; this is encoded by the coding sequence ATGCAGATTGCATTTGTTCTTCTGGCAGCTGGAAGTGGCGAAAGATTAGATGCTGAAGTTCCCAAGTCACTTGTTAAGCTTGATAATCTTCCTCTGTTTATACATTCTCTGATTAGATGCAAGGAGGCGGGTTTTTTTAATCAGTCTATCCTTGTTGTGCCTGAAGGGTTTAAAGAAGATTTTAAATCTGCTTTATTTGAGCATGGTCTTGATGTTGATAGTCTTGTTTTGGGCGGCTCTAAGAGAGTGGAATCTATGTCCAATGCTCTTGACGCCATCAAATATGCAGACTATGTGTTTATACATGATGCGGCGCGTCCATTTATTAGCGTTAGACTGATGGAGGCTCTTTTAAAGGAGGTGCAGAAACATTCTGCCGTCATGCCTGCATTAGCAGTCAGCTCAGCATTAAAAATATCTAAAGATGGTTTTGCGGTCAGAACATTGGATAGAAGGAATATGTATACTGTTCAGACACCACAAGTCTTTGATTTTCAATTAATCAAATTAGCACTATTGGAATTTAAAAATAGAAATATAGGAGACGAGGTGTTTGATGACTCCTTTCTATTAGAACTTAGCGGTAACAAAGTTAGGATGATAGAAGGGGATCTGTTTAATTTTAAGATTACATACCCTCAGGATTTAGAATTTGCAAAGAGGATTTTAGAATAA
- a CDS encoding ABC transporter ATP-binding protein — protein sequence MIKAVNLWKNFEDLEVLKGLDITINEGEVFVIIGQSGCGKSVFLKLLINLIEPDKGDILVENEDILKLNEKELRELRMKFGFVFQNSALFDSLNVYDNVSFELAQHTDLDQYLIRERVADCLKLVGLQGIEDKMPADLSGGMKKRVAIARAVVLNPKIMLYDEPTTGLDPIVASSINYLIKKLKREVNATSIVVTHDMSSAYSIADRIGMLYKGRIIETGSPDEIKASSNPIVQQFINGDIQGPIEI from the coding sequence ATGATAAAAGCAGTCAATCTTTGGAAAAATTTTGAAGACTTAGAGGTTTTAAAAGGTTTAGATATTACAATAAATGAGGGTGAGGTTTTTGTCATAATTGGTCAGAGCGGATGCGGCAAGAGTGTGTTTTTAAAGCTGTTAATAAACCTTATTGAACCTGATAAAGGTGATATATTAGTAGAGAATGAGGATATACTAAAACTAAATGAAAAAGAGCTTAGAGAATTAAGGATGAAGTTCGGTTTTGTGTTTCAGAATTCGGCTCTCTTTGATTCTTTGAATGTATATGACAATGTCAGCTTTGAGTTAGCTCAGCATACTGATTTAGATCAATATTTAATTCGTGAAAGGGTGGCCGACTGCCTTAAGCTTGTAGGCCTGCAGGGTATAGAGGATAAGATGCCGGCTGATTTAAGCGGAGGGATGAAGAAGAGGGTTGCTATAGCTAGGGCTGTAGTCTTAAATCCCAAGATAATGCTCTACGATGAGCCGACTACAGGATTGGATCCGATTGTTGCATCTTCGATAAATTATTTGATTAAAAAGTTAAAACGGGAAGTCAATGCAACCTCTATTGTGGTTACCCATGATATGAGCAGTGCTTATTCTATAGCAGATAGAATCGGTATGCTTTATAAAGGAAGGATTATTGAGACAGGCAGTCCAGATGAAATAAAGGCCAGCTCTAACCCTATTGTCCAACAGTTTATCAATGGCGATATTCAGGGCCCTATAGAGATATGA
- a CDS encoding UvrB/UvrC motif-containing protein — translation MNCDICNEKEASVHLTEIINGKVTELHLCEDCARKKGTQMEQHFGISDLLSGLADLSTPLEVKEEPTLKCSNCGMGYNDFKKSGRFGCSECYETFKKHIPSLLKRIHGSTKYVGDIPKTGEFKVVRDELQQLRKELQSAIEKEEYERAAEIRDQIKKLEKKRVKKDEK, via the coding sequence ATGAATTGTGATATTTGTAACGAAAAAGAAGCCTCGGTTCATTTAACTGAGATAATAAATGGTAAGGTTACAGAGCTGCATCTCTGTGAGGATTGTGCTAGGAAGAAAGGAACGCAGATGGAGCAGCACTTTGGGATTTCAGACCTCTTATCTGGACTTGCTGATTTGAGCACTCCTTTAGAGGTAAAAGAGGAGCCTACTCTAAAGTGCTCTAATTGCGGGATGGGTTATAATGATTTTAAAAAATCAGGGCGGTTTGGTTGCAGTGAATGTTATGAAACCTTTAAAAAACATATTCCATCTTTGCTTAAAAGAATACATGGTTCTACTAAATATGTTGGAGATATACCTAAGACGGGTGAGTTTAAGGTTGTTAGAGATGAGCTGCAGCAGTTACGCAAAGAGCTGCAATCGGCAATTGAAAAAGAAGAGTATGAGAGAGCGGCTGAAATAAGAGATCAGATAAAAAAGTTAGAGAAGAAGAGAGTAAAAAAAGATGAAAAATAG
- a CDS encoding ABC transporter permease — MKERINSFFCYIGRLTMLAGHIINLLFTRTPRFDLLYKQMIKIGLESFPIVSLTSIFIGIVIALQSAYQMQRLSAEIYIASLVALSVVRELGPVITGLVVAGRVGASISAELGTMKVTEQVDAMESMAIDPVQYLVIPRFLALLIMLPILTVYADIIGIFGGFLIGVTRLGIGATQYLKLTFESLVMKDIYSGFSKPIVFAVIIALISAQEGFMARGGAEGVGRATTRTVVNTFILIITADCLITAFSYFIL; from the coding sequence ATGAAGGAGAGAATAAATAGTTTTTTCTGTTATATCGGTAGGTTGACTATGCTCGCAGGGCATATCATCAACCTTCTTTTTACCAGAACACCTCGGTTTGATCTCCTTTACAAGCAGATGATTAAAATAGGATTAGAGAGTTTTCCTATAGTCTCTTTGACATCTATATTTATAGGTATAGTTATTGCATTACAAAGCGCTTATCAGATGCAGAGGCTTTCAGCAGAGATATACATCGCCTCCTTAGTTGCGCTTTCAGTTGTACGGGAGCTAGGACCTGTTATAACCGGTCTTGTTGTCGCTGGCCGCGTCGGGGCTTCTATCTCTGCCGAGTTGGGTACAATGAAGGTTACCGAGCAGGTGGATGCTATGGAGTCAATGGCTATTGACCCTGTTCAGTATCTTGTGATCCCCAGGTTTTTAGCGCTTCTTATTATGCTTCCAATCTTGACTGTATATGCTGATATAATAGGCATATTTGGAGGGTTCTTAATAGGAGTAACTAGACTTGGCATAGGCGCGACTCAGTATTTAAAGCTGACTTTTGAATCTTTAGTTATGAAGGATATCTATAGTGGTTTTTCAAAGCCTATAGTCTTTGCAGTTATAATTGCCTTGATATCTGCGCAAGAAGGTTTTATGGCAAGAGGCGGAGCAGAGGGTGTTGGCAGGGCAACTACACGTACAGTGGTCAATACTTTCATCTTAATCATTACAGCGGATTGCTTGATAACAGCATTCTCCTATTTTATTTTATAA
- a CDS encoding protein arginine kinase, whose product MKNSNVDTLLNQPSAWLKGTGEDSDIVISSRVRFARNLKNIPFYHWGNDEQRQQSYSKIKEVLEDIPDFKNGIWLDMDGLSELDRYFLLERHLISKELADKGAYKADLVGDREIVSIMVNEEDHVRLQVLESGFSLLDAVNIARKIDSELAKRLDYAFNYELGYLTACPTNTGTGLRASVMLHLPLLVMSKQISNVINTIAKLSFTTRGFYGEGTEASGNFFQISNQVTLGRAEEEIIENLQKVIIQVISYERAAREKFQKKDKLSLEDQVFRSYGMLQNSRLINSKEAIELLSNLRLGADLGVIDIDLKQINELLLYIQPAHLQKFEGKVLSSKERDIKRARLIRERIA is encoded by the coding sequence ATGAAAAATAGTAATGTCGATACTCTATTGAACCAGCCTAGTGCTTGGTTAAAAGGTACAGGCGAGGACTCTGATATTGTTATTTCAAGCAGAGTGAGGTTTGCCAGGAATTTAAAAAACATACCTTTTTATCACTGGGGGAATGATGAGCAGCGCCAGCAGAGTTATTCTAAAATCAAAGAGGTTTTGGAAGATATTCCGGATTTTAAAAACGGTATCTGGTTGGATATGGATGGGTTGAGTGAGCTAGATAGGTATTTTCTTCTTGAGAGACATTTAATAAGCAAAGAGCTGGCCGATAAAGGAGCCTATAAGGCCGACCTTGTAGGAGATAGGGAGATAGTCTCTATTATGGTTAACGAGGAAGATCATGTTCGCCTCCAAGTCTTAGAGTCAGGGTTCTCTCTGCTTGATGCTGTTAATATAGCCAGGAAGATAGATAGTGAGCTTGCTAAGAGACTTGACTATGCCTTCAATTACGAACTTGGTTATCTTACAGCTTGCCCTACTAATACAGGTACCGGCCTTAGAGCTTCTGTGATGCTGCATTTGCCTCTGCTTGTTATGAGTAAGCAGATTTCAAATGTTATCAACACGATAGCGAAACTAAGCTTTACTACTCGCGGTTTTTATGGAGAGGGCACTGAGGCTAGCGGAAATTTTTTTCAAATCTCTAATCAGGTTACTTTAGGAAGAGCTGAAGAGGAGATTATTGAGAATCTCCAAAAAGTTATAATTCAGGTTATAAGTTATGAAAGAGCAGCCAGAGAGAAGTTTCAAAAAAAAGACAAGCTCTCTTTAGAAGATCAGGTGTTCCGTTCCTACGGTATGCTGCAGAATTCACGTCTTATAAACAGTAAAGAGGCAATAGAACTTCTTTCTAATTTGAGATTGGGAGCGGATTTAGGTGTCATAGATATAGATTTAAAGCAGATTAATGAGCTCCTGTTGTATATACAGCCGGCCCATCTGCAGAAATTTGAAGGTAAGGTTTTGAGTTCAAAAGAGAGAGATATAAAACGTGCAAGACTTATAAGAGAAAGAATAGCATAG
- the radA gene encoding DNA repair protein RadA, producing MKKSTIFICQNCSYQSKGFLGRCPECESWDSMIEELKEQESRVISSGKSAQVLSEIEFEDQSRVSTGDNEFDLVLGGGIVPGSVVLLGGRPGIGKSTIMLQVAFNIAGSKKSVLYVSGEESLAQIRIRAKRLNVKEESSLFFLSETNLEVIISQVESLNPDFLIIDSIQVVSHPDLSSSAGTISQVKESAQKLTRIAKDRNISTFLVGHVTKEGSLAGPMVLEHIVDTVLYFEGESFLSHRILRAIKNRFGSTNEIGLFEMTEDGLKEVKNPSSVFLLEEEIQTPGSVIVSTLEGTRSLLVQIQALVAKSYQGFPLRRTIGLDHNRVTLLTAVLERRAGFGLYNQDIFINVVGGLKIGEPAVDLGVLLALASAFKNKALDNDLIVFGEVGLAGEVRKVGFAEKRVKEAIKLGFKKCLIPKGNLLEKDKFNIKIFETVNIKEALKILE from the coding sequence ATGAAAAAGAGTACTATATTTATTTGTCAGAATTGCAGCTATCAATCTAAGGGATTTTTAGGGCGTTGTCCGGAGTGTGAGAGTTGGGATTCTATGATTGAAGAGCTCAAAGAGCAGGAGAGCAGAGTTATATCTAGCGGTAAGTCTGCTCAAGTATTGTCTGAAATAGAATTTGAAGACCAGAGTAGAGTCTCAACAGGGGATAATGAATTTGATCTTGTCTTAGGCGGTGGAATCGTTCCGGGATCTGTTGTGCTTTTAGGCGGGAGACCTGGTATTGGCAAGTCTACCATCATGCTTCAGGTAGCTTTTAATATTGCAGGGTCTAAAAAAAGCGTCCTCTATGTTTCAGGCGAAGAGTCTTTGGCTCAGATTAGGATTAGAGCGAAGAGGCTGAATGTTAAAGAAGAGTCTAGTCTGTTTTTTCTATCCGAGACTAATTTAGAGGTTATAATATCTCAAGTTGAGTCGTTAAATCCAGATTTTCTGATAATAGACTCGATACAGGTTGTCTCTCATCCTGATCTCTCTTCTTCTGCTGGAACTATAAGCCAAGTTAAAGAGTCTGCTCAAAAGTTGACGAGGATTGCAAAAGATAGAAATATTTCCACTTTTCTTGTAGGGCATGTTACAAAAGAGGGCTCTCTAGCTGGCCCTATGGTTCTAGAGCATATCGTAGATACAGTTCTTTATTTTGAGGGAGAGAGCTTCCTGTCTCACAGAATATTAAGGGCTATAAAAAATCGATTTGGCTCTACCAATGAGATAGGTCTATTTGAAATGACAGAGGACGGATTGAAAGAAGTGAAGAATCCATCGTCAGTATTTCTATTGGAGGAAGAGATTCAGACTCCCGGCAGCGTCATTGTCTCTACTCTTGAAGGAACACGCTCGCTTTTAGTTCAGATTCAGGCTCTTGTTGCTAAGTCTTACCAGGGTTTTCCGTTGAGACGTACTATAGGTTTAGACCACAACAGGGTGACTCTGCTCACTGCTGTTTTAGAGAGAAGAGCCGGTTTTGGTCTCTATAATCAAGATATCTTCATAAATGTTGTAGGGGGGCTGAAGATAGGAGAACCTGCTGTAGATTTAGGTGTGCTTTTGGCTCTAGCTTCGGCTTTTAAAAATAAGGCTCTGGACAATGATTTAATTGTTTTTGGTGAAGTTGGTTTGGCTGGAGAGGTAAGAAAAGTTGGTTTTGCAGAGAAAAGAGTAAAAGAGGCAATAAAGTTAGGATTTAAGAAATGTTTGATTCCCAAAGGAAACTTGTTGGAAAAAGACAAGTTTAATATTAAAATATTTGAAACCGTTAACATTAAAGAAGCACTAAAAATTTTGGAGTAA
- the ispF gene encoding 2-C-methyl-D-erythritol 2,4-cyclodiphosphate synthase produces the protein MQIKIGFGFDSHGLEKGDKIKLGGVEIESDFKLKGFSDGDLIMHALSDAILGALSHKDIGELFPDTDSSNKGRDSADFLKQVKELMLSKNYNLSNIDITVVIERPHLSPYKDRIRENIAEILELDNDLVSVKAKHTEEAFSTNTAVCFVVVLLMKA, from the coding sequence ATGCAGATAAAGATTGGTTTTGGATTTGATTCTCACGGTCTTGAAAAAGGTGATAAGATCAAGCTCGGTGGAGTAGAGATAGAGTCTGATTTTAAACTCAAAGGATTTTCAGATGGAGATCTCATTATGCATGCCTTGTCTGATGCTATTCTTGGTGCTTTATCCCATAAGGATATAGGGGAGTTGTTTCCTGATACAGATAGTTCTAATAAAGGTAGAGACAGTGCTGATTTTTTAAAACAAGTTAAAGAGTTGATGCTCTCAAAGAATTATAATTTGAGTAATATTGATATAACTGTTGTTATAGAAAGACCGCATCTTAGCCCTTACAAAGATAGGATAAGAGAAAATATAGCTGAAATATTAGAGCTAGACAACGATTTAGTCTCTGTCAAGGCTAAGCATACCGAGGAAGCTTTTTCAACTAATACAGCTGTCTGTTTTGTAGTTGTACTATTGATGAAAGCATGA
- a CDS encoding MlaD family protein produces the protein MEYWRKSEWRLGLFIACGIVMFSVLVFTISNLNFFQRSYEVRVLFKFANGIESGAPARLAGVKVGEVKNVKIIYNPDNEAPLVEVDLLIEEDVLIRQNASVLISTLGLLGEKYVEILPGDKGRDLIRDGDIIVGYDTVPMARLSDLAYQIAQKLDQTIDSVREIFLKEENKQDLEDIIVNMKALSYNLNKLAIETNEVMSKINNGEGTFGKILSEDVLYYEILEIVRDIKRNPWKLLRKTKNSEDTSLDDGNQGYLR, from the coding sequence ATGGAATATTGGAGAAAGAGTGAATGGAGATTGGGCCTCTTCATTGCCTGCGGCATTGTTATGTTTAGCGTTCTTGTTTTTACTATAAGCAATCTTAACTTTTTTCAGAGAAGTTATGAAGTAAGAGTTCTTTTTAAGTTTGCAAACGGTATAGAGAGCGGAGCTCCAGCTAGACTTGCAGGTGTAAAGGTTGGTGAAGTTAAAAATGTTAAGATAATCTATAATCCAGATAACGAGGCCCCTCTTGTTGAGGTTGACCTATTGATAGAAGAGGATGTTTTGATTAGGCAGAATGCCAGCGTATTGATCTCTACACTGGGATTGTTGGGTGAGAAATATGTTGAGATATTACCTGGTGATAAAGGCCGAGATTTGATAAGAGACGGTGATATTATAGTTGGCTATGATACTGTTCCGATGGCAAGGCTTTCAGACTTGGCATATCAAATTGCTCAGAAATTAGATCAGACTATAGATTCTGTGAGAGAGATTTTTCTCAAAGAAGAGAATAAGCAAGACTTAGAAGATATAATCGTAAATATGAAGGCTTTAAGCTATAATTTGAATAAGCTGGCAATTGAGACCAATGAGGTTATGAGCAAGATAAATAATGGAGAGGGTACTTTCGGTAAGATTCTTTCTGAGGATGTACTTTATTATGAGATACTTGAAATTGTAAGAGACATCAAGAGGAATCCTTGGAAATTGCTGAGGAAGACAAAGAATTCTGAAGATACATCTTTAGACGATGGCAACCAAGGTTATTTACGTTGA
- a CDS encoding ATP-dependent Clp protease ATP-binding subunit, translated as MFNRFTERARKVIIIAKEEARRFNHDFIGTEHILLGLVREGEGVAAIVLKSLTLELGQIKTEVEKFVQPGPNAVISGDVPFTPAAKKAIELAMDEANSLGHNYIGTEHLLLGLVREGEGVASQVLFNLGLNANKIRESVMDLLGTPSGQNLSGAGPGGPAVKSKTPALDTFGRDLATLAREDKLDPVVGRSNEIERVMQVLCRRTKNSPVLLGEAGVGKTAIVEGLAQKIVSGDIPDLLRNKRIVALDLALMVAGTKYRGQFEERIKAVMNEIKKTENVILFVDELHTLVGAGGAEGAIDASNILKPALSRGEIQCVGATTLDEYRKHIEKDAALERRFQTIMVDPPTVDETIEILKGLRDKYEAHHKVKFTDETITAAAKLSDRYITGRFLPDKAIDLIDEAGSKARLSVLTMPPELKDLEGKIEDIKKEKEAAIKGQDFERAAKMRDQERETKKDLESNKKNWEKTKSEEQPVVTAEDIAVIVSKWTGVPLMKLEETESDKLLKIEEELRKGVVGQDEAIHAIARAIRRSRAGLKDPKRPIGTFIFLGPTGVGKTLLAKVLAEFLFGNEDALIQLDMSEYMEKFNVSRLVGAPPGYVGYEEGGQLTEKVRRRPYSVVLLDEIEKAHPDIFNVLLQVMEDGRLTDSFGRRVDFRNVVLIMTSNVGASLLRVQGAIGFKSGAESSEVDHNSMKDKLMDEVKKTFKPEFLNRVDDTTVFHSLNKKHLTEIVEIELREVIERIQEQGLDMELAKDAKDFLIDKGFDPVFGARPLKRTIQRYIEDPLAEDIIAGKFKSPDVIHVKKASRKEELEFKKKG; from the coding sequence ATGTTTAATAGGTTTACCGAACGTGCCAGGAAGGTAATAATAATTGCTAAAGAAGAAGCTAGAAGATTTAACCATGATTTTATTGGTACAGAGCATATTCTTTTGGGCTTAGTAAGAGAAGGCGAAGGTGTTGCAGCTATTGTTTTAAAGAGCCTTACTCTTGAGCTTGGTCAGATTAAGACAGAGGTTGAGAAATTTGTACAGCCTGGGCCAAATGCCGTTATCTCAGGGGACGTACCTTTTACCCCTGCAGCTAAGAAAGCGATTGAACTGGCTATGGATGAGGCAAACTCTCTCGGCCATAATTATATCGGTACAGAGCATCTTCTATTAGGTCTGGTAAGAGAAGGCGAGGGGGTGGCATCGCAAGTGCTTTTCAATCTCGGTTTAAATGCTAACAAGATAAGAGAGTCTGTAATGGATCTCTTGGGTACTCCATCAGGTCAAAATTTAAGCGGTGCTGGTCCGGGAGGCCCTGCAGTAAAAAGCAAGACTCCTGCTTTGGATACATTTGGAAGGGATTTAGCTACTTTGGCCAGAGAGGATAAACTTGATCCAGTCGTAGGCAGAAGCAATGAGATTGAGAGAGTGATGCAAGTATTATGTAGGAGAACAAAGAACAGTCCGGTCTTACTTGGTGAAGCCGGAGTTGGCAAAACTGCTATTGTTGAGGGGCTAGCGCAGAAGATAGTCTCTGGCGATATTCCGGATCTTCTTAGAAACAAAAGGATTGTTGCTCTAGACTTAGCTCTTATGGTTGCAGGAACTAAATATAGAGGGCAGTTTGAAGAGAGAATAAAGGCTGTGATGAATGAGATTAAGAAGACAGAAAATGTTATTCTTTTTGTAGACGAACTGCATACCCTTGTAGGTGCAGGCGGCGCAGAAGGTGCAATAGATGCATCTAATATACTTAAGCCTGCCTTATCTAGAGGAGAGATTCAGTGCGTTGGCGCAACTACTCTAGATGAGTATAGAAAGCATATCGAAAAAGATGCTGCCCTAGAGAGGCGTTTCCAGACTATTATGGTCGATCCTCCTACTGTTGATGAGACGATCGAAATACTTAAAGGGTTGAGAGATAAATATGAGGCGCATCATAAGGTTAAGTTTACAGATGAGACTATAACTGCTGCAGCTAAGTTGTCCGATAGGTATATTACTGGTAGATTTTTGCCCGATAAGGCAATAGATTTAATTGATGAGGCGGGATCTAAGGCTCGTCTCTCCGTTTTAACCATGCCCCCTGAACTTAAAGATCTTGAGGGAAAAATAGAGGATATTAAGAAAGAGAAAGAGGCTGCTATTAAGGGTCAAGACTTTGAGCGTGCGGCAAAGATGAGAGATCAAGAGAGAGAGACCAAAAAAGATTTGGAATCAAATAAAAAAAATTGGGAGAAGACTAAGAGCGAGGAGCAGCCGGTTGTTACTGCAGAAGATATTGCAGTAATTGTATCTAAATGGACAGGTGTGCCATTGATGAAATTAGAGGAGACTGAAAGCGATAAGCTATTAAAGATAGAAGAGGAGCTTAGAAAGGGTGTTGTAGGTCAGGATGAAGCTATTCATGCGATAGCACGTGCTATAAGGAGATCGCGTGCAGGATTAAAAGATCCCAAGCGCCCGATAGGTACTTTTATATTTTTAGGACCTACAGGCGTAGGTAAGACGCTTCTTGCAAAAGTGTTGGCGGAGTTTTTGTTTGGAAATGAAGATGCGTTAATACAGCTTGATATGTCAGAGTATATGGAGAAGTTTAATGTCTCTCGCCTTGTAGGTGCTCCTCCAGGTTATGTAGGTTATGAAGAAGGCGGACAGTTAACAGAGAAAGTTAGACGGCGGCCTTATTCGGTTGTATTGTTGGATGAGATAGAGAAAGCTCATCCGGATATCTTTAACGTATTACTCCAGGTTATGGAGGACGGCAGGCTTACAGATAGCTTTGGGCGGCGTGTTGATTTTAGAAATGTTGTGTTGATAATGACTTCCAATGTCGGCGCATCGCTTTTGAGGGTGCAGGGGGCGATAGGATTCAAATCCGGAGCAGAGTCTAGCGAAGTTGATCATAACTCTATGAAAGATAAGTTGATGGATGAAGTCAAGAAGACGTTTAAGCCCGAGTTTTTGAATCGGGTTGATGATACGACAGTCTTCCATTCTTTGAATAAAAAGCATCTTACTGAAATAGTAGAGATTGAACTAAGAGAGGTAATAGAGAGAATACAGGAGCAGGGACTTGATATGGAGTTAGCTAAAGATGCAAAAGATTTCTTGATAGATAAAGGGTTTGACCCTGTTTTTGGTGCCCGCCCCTTAAAGAGGACTATACAAAGATATATAGAAGATCCTCTTGCTGAGGATATTATTGCTGGAAAATTTAAATCTCCCGATGTTATCCATGTTAAAAAAGCATCACGCAAAGAAGAGTTGGAGTTTAAAAAGAAAGGTTAA